From the genome of Ziziphus jujuba cultivar Dongzao chromosome 6, ASM3175591v1, one region includes:
- the LOC132803962 gene encoding uncharacterized protein LOC132803962, protein MVGFMMGSASRMDHAFITSSRNTLKMINLIENMVMLELYDRVHNFSKLVNTKYVIHIHARLHEVLPTLDNGRHPQLEAEVREDYYLPEARLCVPANEELKRQVLDEAHSSAYTMHPGSTKMYHTLKKHYWWAGMKREDAKYVSKCFICQ, encoded by the exons ATGGTAGGTTTTATGATGGGTAGTGCCAGTAGGATGGATCATGCTTTCATTACAAGCAGTCGGAACactttaaaaatgattaacctTATCGAGAATATGGTCATGCTAGAGCTTTACGATCGGGTGCACAATTTCAGTAAATTGGTGAATACAAAGTACGTGATACATATACATGCTAGACTTCATGAGGTTTTACCAACACTGGACAATGGTCGTCATCCACAGCTAGAGGCAGAGGTCAGAGAGGACTACTATTTGCCAGAGGCGAG GCTTTGTGTTCCTGCAAATGAAGAGCTGAAAAGGCAAGTACTAGATGAAGCTCATAGTTCTGCATATACTATGCACCCCGGTAGCACCAAGATGTACCATACCCTGAAAAAGCATTATTGGTGGGCAGGGATGAAAAGAGAAGATGCTAAAtatgtatccaagtgtttcatttgccaATAA
- the LOC132803963 gene encoding protein SIEVE ELEMENT OCCLUSION B-like produces the protein MALLRSGKPRKLRMPIIVPDEMVYGTISATDEKKLDVEYLLDLVENILLTATHDVQRGTPEQNTEFRRPDSSFKSPSNTIKQISIELVANTAQGDKVKVEKTAVTILNLLSSYSLDAKLALSLAALAMEIGEFWRLKKDLTDQSPLPKEFCLSMAILKFESTDIVDQKDDQQQKPIVELNNLIMLILEVTKSIFELEKLRTQYTSADVPGLLTTIRKHVYGTITSIVACAAQIAYFKSHEGQTQDLTKWIEYLASVHEDLEKHIRISEQQMDILKLLISTENDTHLLHINDGSTTAGVSIDVLSMKDVLLIISCLDISDIDIMNLQKIYEGIKGYKHYKMVWIPIVEEWTLAQLQLFMKLRDQMPWYVVQMVSTIAGIKFIKEEWHFNGNPIVVLLNQQGEVENPNALPLIRVSGMEAFPFTKMAEDAIPHLENWLHLVAKHIHPSMQSWMEEEKYIFFYGGTDQHWIKKFQSHIKNVDLGKFLKDGEKEGSTGIESVEIGTNEMGFWSIIESLYLIKVHQEEVKGGRGGDETLQILQKLLSNKIETNGWGILVKGSNVIIADQGSNISKALKKLVIKLQSEEENNFHEEKFETIFQEYHKQVADMFSHSCQINIPSAAANIIPKTMKCLECGQVMDTFISFRCTKSSTTNQQNSSANNFKIKPRGFYPCYPPYPPYPPYPPYPAYPRYPRYP, from the exons ATGGCGTTGCTAAGATCAGGAAAGCCTAGGAAGTTGAGGATGCCAATCATCGTCCCTGATGAAATGGTGTATGGGACAATCTCTGCCACCGATGAGAAAAAGTTGGATGTTGAATATCTTCTGGATCTGGTCGAAAACATCCTGCTTACTGCCACTCATGACGTccag CGTGGGACACCTGAGCAGAACACGGAATTCAGGCGTCCTGATTCCAGTTTCAAGTCACCATCAAATACAATCAAGCAGATTTCCATCGAACTG GTGGCAAACACGGCCCAAGGTGATAAAGTAAAAGTTGAGAAAACGGCGGTGACAATCCTGAACTTGCTATCAAGCTATTCGTTGGATGCAAAGCTAGCGCTGAGCCTTGCCGCTTTAGCTATGGAGATTGGGGAATTCTGGCGACTCAAGAAGGACTTGACCGATCAGTCACCCTTACCAAAAGAATTCTGCTTGTCAATGGCAATCTTGAAGTTCGAATCAACCGATATCGTAGACCAGAAAGACGACCAGCAGCAAAAGCCAATTGTTGAGCTTAACAATCTCATCATGCTCATTTTGGAAGTTACCAAATCCATCTTTGAGCTGGAGAAGCTACGTACCCAATATACGAGTGCAGATGTACCAGGACTCTTAACAACTATCCGAAAACATGTGTATGGGACAATCACAAGTATTGTGGCTTGTGCAGCTCAGATTGCCTATTTTAAAAGCCATGA GGGGCAAACACAAGATCTAACGAAATGGATTGAGTATCTCGCATCTGTCCATGAAGATCTTGAAAAGCATATACGAATTAGCGAGCAGCAGA TGGACATTTTAAAGCTGCTGATTTCTACCGAGAATGATACACATTTACTCCATATTAATGATGGTTCCACTACTGCA GGTGTGAGCATCGACGTCCTTtctatgaaagatgttctcttgATAATTTCATGTTTAGACATTTCGGACATCGATATTATGAATCTCCAAAAGATTTATGAAGGAATAAAAGGCTACAAGCATTACAAGATGGTATGGATCCCAATTGTGGAGGAATGGACTCTTGCGCAACTCCAACTATTTATGAAACTTCGAGATCAAATGCCATGGTATGTTGTACAAATGGTCTCAACCATTGCAGGCATCAAGTTCATCAAAGAGGAGTGGCACTTTAATGGTAACCCTATCGTCGTGTTACTAAACCAACAAGGTGAGGTCGAAAACCCTAATGCACTGCCATTGATCCGGGTATCGGGAATGGAGGCCTTTCCCTTCACTAAGATGGCTGAAGATGCCATACCTCATTTGGAGAACTGGCTACATCTTGTAGCCAAACACATTCATCCAAGCATGCAATCATGG ATGGAAGAGGAAAAGTACATTTTCTTCTACGGTGGAACCGACCAACACTGGATTAAAAAGTTCCAAAGCCACATAAAAAATGTTGACCttggaaaatttttgaaagatgGAGAAAAGGAAGGAAGCACCGGCATAGAGTCGGTAGAAATTGGAACGAATGAGATGGGGTTTTGGAGCATCATAGAAAGTCTGTACTTGATCAAGGTTCATCAGGAGGAGGTCAAGGGTGGTCGTGGTGGTGATGAGACACTACAAATACTCCAAAAGCTACTTTCCAATAAAATAGAGACCAATGGATGGGGTATTCTTGTTAAAGGTTCAAATGTGATAATTGCTGATCAGGGTTCCAATATCTCAAAGGCCTTGAAGAAGCTGGTCATTAAACTTCAGAGCGAGgaggaaaataattttcatgaGGAAAAATTTGAAACTATATTCCAGGAGTACCACAAACAAGTGGCTGACATGTTTAGCCACTCTTGCCAGATTAATATTCCAAGCGCAGCTGCAAATATTATTCCAAAGACCATGAAATGCCTTGAATGTGGTCAAGTAATGGACACATTCATCAGTTTTCGTTGCACCAAAAGTTCGACCACCAACCAACAAAATTCATCTGCCAACAATTTTAAGATCAAACCAAGGGGCTTTTATCCTTGTTACCCTCCTTACCCTCCTTATCCTCCTTATCCTCCTTATCCTGCTTATCCTCGTTATCCTCGTTATCCTTGA